Proteins encoded within one genomic window of Sphingomonas cannabina:
- the dnaG gene encoding DNA primase has protein sequence MSLTPAFLDELRARTHLSGLIAKSVKLQRAGKEWRACCPFHHEKTPSFYVNDDKGFYHCFGCGAHGDAIRWMTDQRGLPFMDAVKELAQAAGMDVPAQDRRSAERAERAKGLHEAMADAAQWFTDQLNGIAGAEARALLDRRGIRPETAKAFGLGFAPDSRGKLKDALKSYGDAMLVEAGLLIAVDDKAPYDRFRGRLMIPIRDPRGRPIAFGGRIVGEGEPKYLNSPETPLFDKGRTLYNLDRALPAARKSGRIIAVEGYMDVIALAQAGFEEAVAPLGTAVTEAQLDRLWRIADVPVLCFDGDAAGQKAAIRAAHRALPMLAPGRSLAFVTLPDGLDPDDLVRTRGAVTFEALLARPQPLVDRLWSHELAAEPLDTPEQRAGLKRRLGDLAGTIGDAAVRSEYLAEFRRRFDAHFAPPPRAFAPRVRDARAGKWQPPAPPPSPTARAVNASGIDPVLAKAVLAGLIRHPAEIARHMEVLGSLRLAGGALGRLFEAVVDVALEDHALDQSRVLTILAQSGFGEIAADLLRADSMPFTFTQKGWDDVRAHSDLDEAIAVMIARPRVDAALAEATARLGERFTDEAFERQIALVREQQALQARLANLMLDDKDTSEGTEGN, from the coding sequence GTGAGTCTCACCCCCGCCTTCCTCGACGAATTGCGTGCCCGGACGCACCTGTCCGGGCTGATCGCCAAGTCGGTGAAGCTCCAGCGCGCCGGCAAGGAATGGCGCGCCTGCTGCCCCTTCCACCACGAGAAGACGCCCAGCTTCTACGTCAACGACGACAAGGGCTTCTACCACTGCTTCGGCTGCGGCGCGCATGGCGATGCGATCCGCTGGATGACCGACCAGCGCGGCCTGCCGTTCATGGACGCGGTGAAGGAGCTGGCCCAGGCTGCTGGCATGGACGTGCCGGCGCAGGACCGCCGCTCCGCCGAGCGCGCCGAGCGGGCCAAGGGCCTGCACGAGGCGATGGCCGACGCCGCCCAGTGGTTCACCGACCAGCTGAACGGCATCGCCGGCGCCGAGGCGCGTGCGCTGCTCGACCGACGCGGCATCCGGCCCGAAACGGCGAAGGCGTTCGGCCTCGGCTTCGCTCCCGATTCGCGGGGCAAGCTCAAGGACGCGCTCAAGAGCTACGGCGATGCGATGCTGGTCGAGGCCGGCCTGCTGATCGCCGTCGATGACAAGGCCCCATACGACCGCTTCCGCGGCCGCCTGATGATCCCGATCCGCGACCCGCGCGGGCGGCCGATCGCCTTCGGCGGCCGCATCGTCGGCGAAGGCGAGCCCAAGTACCTCAACTCCCCCGAGACGCCGCTCTTCGACAAGGGCCGCACGCTCTACAACCTCGACCGCGCCCTCCCCGCCGCGCGCAAGTCCGGCCGCATCATCGCGGTCGAGGGCTATATGGACGTGATCGCCCTCGCCCAGGCCGGGTTCGAGGAAGCGGTGGCGCCGCTCGGCACGGCGGTGACCGAGGCGCAGCTCGATCGCCTGTGGCGCATCGCCGACGTGCCGGTCCTCTGCTTCGACGGCGATGCGGCCGGACAGAAGGCTGCGATCCGCGCCGCCCATCGCGCGCTGCCGATGCTGGCGCCGGGCAGGAGCCTCGCCTTCGTGACGCTCCCGGACGGGCTCGACCCGGACGATCTCGTTCGCACCCGAGGAGCAGTGACGTTCGAAGCGCTGCTGGCGAGACCTCAGCCGCTGGTCGATCGCCTCTGGAGCCACGAGCTCGCCGCCGAACCGCTCGACACTCCGGAGCAGCGCGCCGGCCTGAAACGTCGCCTCGGCGACCTCGCGGGCACGATCGGCGATGCCGCCGTCCGTTCCGAATATCTCGCGGAGTTCCGCCGCCGCTTCGACGCCCATTTCGCGCCGCCGCCTCGCGCCTTCGCGCCGCGCGTGCGCGATGCCCGCGCCGGCAAGTGGCAGCCGCCGGCGCCGCCGCCCTCCCCCACCGCACGTGCCGTCAACGCCAGCGGGATCGACCCGGTGCTGGCCAAGGCGGTGCTCGCCGGCCTCATCCGCCACCCGGCGGAGATCGCGCGGCACATGGAGGTGCTCGGCTCGCTCAGGCTCGCCGGCGGCGCGCTCGGGCGGCTGTTCGAGGCGGTGGTCGATGTTGCCCTTGAAGATCATGCGCTTGATCAGTCACGCGTGCTCACCATATTGGCGCAGTCCGGCTTTGGTGAAATCGCAGCAGATCTGTTGCGCGCTGACAGCATGCCCTTCACCTTCACTCAGAAGGGATGGGATGACGTCCGCGCGCACAGCGACTTGGACGAGGCGATCGCGGTGATGATCGCGCGTCCACGGGTCGATGCTGCGCTC
- a CDS encoding GatB/YqeY domain-containing protein encodes MIRDDIKTALVTAMKAGDKQSTAAIRLIQSAIKNRDIEARTGGAPADDDALVVEVLQKMVKQRRESIELYQKGGRPELADAEQAEVEVIERFLPAQMSEDETKAAIEAIKAELGASSMKDMGRVMAELKARHATTLDMSKASGLVKAALS; translated from the coding sequence ATGATTCGAGACGACATCAAGACCGCGCTCGTCACCGCCATGAAGGCGGGCGACAAGCAGAGCACCGCCGCGATCCGCCTGATCCAGTCGGCGATCAAGAACCGCGACATCGAGGCGCGCACCGGCGGTGCCCCCGCCGACGACGACGCGCTGGTCGTCGAGGTGCTGCAGAAGATGGTGAAGCAGCGCCGCGAATCGATCGAGCTCTACCAGAAGGGCGGCCGCCCGGAGCTGGCCGATGCCGAGCAGGCCGAGGTCGAGGTGATCGAGCGCTTCCTCCCCGCCCAGATGAGCGAGGACGAAACGAAGGCGGCGATCGAGGCGATCAAGGCCGAGCTCGGCGCCAGCTCGATGAAGGACATGGGCCGGGTGATGGCCGAGCTGAAGGCCCGCCACGCCACGACGCTCGACATGAGCAAGGCGAGCGGGCTGGTGAAGGCGGCGCTGTCCTAA
- the carA gene encoding glutamine-hydrolyzing carbamoyl-phosphate synthase small subunit: MADANPSRAPEGATGVLVLASGEIVWGRGFGAEGEAVGEVCFHTAMTGYQEIMTDPSFAGQVITFTFPHIGNVGANPDDVEADDPHALGMIVREDPTAPSNFRAAENLDSWMKKHARIGLAGVDTRALTRRIRVGGAPNGVIAHSASGEFDIPLLLDMARSWPGLEGMDLAKEVSTETHYGWQGGIWRLGFGYGGEGSEADRPHVVAVDYGSKRNIFRNLVKAGAKVSVVPATASFEQIMALEPDGFFLSNGPGDPAATGEYAVPVIRKLLETGKPLFGICLGHQLLGLAVGAETTKMFQGHRGANHPVKRLSDGAVEITSMNHGFAVERESLPEGVRETHVSLFDGSNCGLELTDRPAFSVQYHPEASPGPQDSFYLFERFVGMMKG, encoded by the coding sequence ATGGCCGACGCCAACCCCAGCCGCGCGCCCGAAGGAGCCACGGGCGTTCTCGTACTCGCGAGCGGGGAAATCGTCTGGGGCCGCGGATTCGGCGCCGAGGGCGAGGCGGTGGGGGAAGTGTGCTTCCACACCGCGATGACCGGGTACCAGGAGATCATGACCGACCCGTCTTTTGCGGGGCAGGTCATCACCTTCACCTTCCCCCACATCGGCAACGTCGGCGCCAATCCGGACGACGTCGAGGCCGACGATCCCCATGCGCTCGGCATGATCGTGCGCGAGGACCCGACCGCGCCCAGCAACTTCCGCGCGGCCGAGAACCTCGATTCGTGGATGAAGAAGCACGCTCGCATCGGCCTCGCCGGCGTCGACACGCGCGCGCTGACCCGGCGCATCCGCGTCGGCGGGGCGCCCAACGGGGTGATCGCCCATTCGGCGAGCGGGGAGTTCGACATTCCCCTGCTGCTCGATATGGCGCGGAGCTGGCCGGGGCTGGAGGGCATGGACCTCGCCAAGGAGGTCTCGACCGAGACGCATTATGGTTGGCAGGGCGGCATCTGGCGGCTCGGCTTCGGCTATGGGGGGGAGGGCAGCGAGGCGGATCGCCCGCATGTCGTCGCGGTCGATTACGGCAGCAAGCGCAATATCTTCCGTAATCTTGTTAAAGCCGGGGCCAAGGTCTCGGTGGTGCCGGCGACCGCCAGCTTCGAGCAGATCATGGCGCTGGAGCCGGACGGCTTCTTCCTGTCGAACGGCCCGGGCGATCCGGCCGCGACCGGAGAATATGCGGTGCCGGTGATCCGCAAGCTGCTGGAAACCGGCAAGCCGCTGTTCGGCATCTGCCTCGGCCACCAGTTGCTGGGGCTGGCGGTGGGGGCGGAGACCACCAAGATGTTCCAGGGCCACCGCGGCGCCAACCATCCGGTCAAGCGCCTGTCGGACGGCGCGGTCGAGATCACCTCCATGAACCACGGCTTCGCGGTCGAGCGCGAGAGCCTGCCGGAGGGCGTGCGCGAGACGCATGTGTCGCTGTTCGACGGGTCGAACTGCGGACTGGAGCTGACGGATCGGCCAGCATTCTCGGTGCAGTACCACCCCGAGGCGAGCCCCGGGCCGCAGGACAGCTTCTATCTGTTCGAGCGGTTCGTGGGGATGATGAAAGGTTAA
- the carB gene encoding carbamoyl-phosphate synthase large subunit, with protein sequence MPKRTDISSILVIGAGPIVIGQACEFDYSGTQAIKALREEGYRIVLVNSNPATIMTDPELADATYVEPITPAVVAKIIEKERPDAVLPTMGGQTALNTALALAQDGTLEKFGVTMIGADAEAIDKAEDRLKFREAMDKIGLESARSAIAHSEAEALEGLEKVGLPAIIRPSFTLGGTGGGVAYNREEFVEIVRKGLDASPTTEVLIEESLLGWKEYEMEVVRDKHDNAIIVCSIENIDPMGIHTGDSITVAPALTLTDKEYQIMRNASIAVLREIGVETGGSNVQFAVNPKDGRLVVIEMNPRVSRSSALASKATGFPIAKVAAKLAVGYTLDEIDNDITGATPASFEPTIDYVVTKIPRFAFEKFKGAEPVLSTAMKSVGEVMAIGRNIHESLQKALRGLETGLSGFNDVDRLVGAPREEIEAALAVPTPDRLLVAAQALREGFSVAEVHAIAKYDPWFLERIAEIVAAEDEVAKNGLPRDAEGMRRLKAMGFSDKRLAYLAVKSAGLRDRFPARSGLIHEAVKAMTGGVNEAEVRALRHKLGVRPVFKRIDTCAAEFEAKTPYMYSTYEAPSFGEPEDESQPSERKKIVILGGGPNRIGQGIEFDYCCCHACFALADAGYETIMVNCNPETVSTDYDTSDRLYFEPLTAEDVLEILHVEQSNGTLVGVIVQFGGQTPLNLARALEEAGIPILGTSPDAIDLAEDRERFANLVAKLGLKQPANGIARSREEAVAVAERIGYPVLMRPSYVLGGRAMEIVDSTVQLDDYIQTAVQVSGDSPVLIDRYLRDAIEVDVDAIADGTDVVVAGVMQHIEEAGVHSGDSACSLPPYSLPDEIIAEIERQADALARALGVKGLMNIQFAVKDGEVYLIEVNPRASRTVPFVAKAIGTPIAKIASRVMAGEKLADLPKIDRAISHVAVKEAVFPFNRFPGVDPVLSPEMKSTGEVMGIDRDFTVAFAKAQLGAGTVLPDGGTLFVSVKDSDKPVVLPGVRTLAELGFTIVATGGTADYLIANGVTVERVNKVAQGRPHIVDRIRDGDIGLIFNTTEGWQSLKDSQEIRKSALSGRIPYFTTASSSVAAARAIASLRTTSLEVRPLQAYYSQSHN encoded by the coding sequence ATGCCCAAACGCACCGACATCTCCTCCATCCTCGTCATCGGCGCGGGGCCGATCGTCATCGGTCAGGCGTGCGAGTTCGATTACTCGGGCACGCAGGCGATCAAGGCGCTGCGCGAGGAGGGTTATCGCATCGTCCTGGTCAACTCGAACCCGGCGACGATCATGACCGACCCCGAACTAGCCGACGCCACCTATGTCGAGCCGATCACGCCCGCGGTGGTCGCGAAGATCATCGAGAAGGAACGGCCCGACGCCGTGCTGCCCACCATGGGCGGGCAGACCGCGCTCAACACCGCGCTGGCGCTCGCACAGGACGGCACGCTGGAGAAGTTCGGCGTCACGATGATCGGCGCCGACGCCGAGGCGATCGACAAGGCCGAGGACCGGCTCAAGTTCCGCGAGGCGATGGACAAGATCGGGCTCGAATCCGCCCGCTCGGCGATCGCGCACAGCGAGGCGGAGGCGCTGGAGGGGCTGGAGAAGGTCGGGCTGCCCGCCATCATCCGCCCCTCCTTCACGCTCGGCGGCACCGGCGGCGGCGTCGCCTACAACCGCGAGGAGTTCGTCGAGATCGTCCGCAAGGGACTCGACGCCTCGCCGACCACCGAGGTGCTGATCGAGGAATCGCTGCTCGGCTGGAAGGAATATGAGATGGAGGTCGTGCGCGACAAGCACGACAACGCCATCATCGTCTGCTCGATCGAGAACATCGACCCGATGGGCATCCACACGGGCGATTCGATCACCGTCGCGCCGGCGCTGACGCTGACCGACAAGGAATATCAGATCATGCGCAACGCCAGCATCGCGGTGCTGCGCGAGATCGGCGTCGAGACCGGCGGCTCCAACGTCCAGTTCGCGGTCAATCCCAAGGACGGGCGCCTTGTCGTGATCGAGATGAACCCGCGCGTGTCGCGCTCCTCGGCGCTGGCGTCGAAGGCGACCGGCTTCCCGATCGCCAAGGTCGCGGCCAAGCTGGCGGTCGGCTACACGCTCGACGAGATCGACAACGACATCACCGGCGCGACTCCGGCCAGCTTTGAGCCGACGATCGATTACGTCGTCACCAAGATCCCGCGCTTCGCCTTCGAGAAGTTCAAGGGCGCCGAACCGGTGCTGTCCACCGCGATGAAATCGGTGGGCGAGGTGATGGCGATCGGGCGCAACATCCATGAGAGCCTCCAGAAGGCGCTGAGGGGGCTGGAGACGGGGCTTTCCGGCTTCAACGACGTCGACCGGCTTGTGGGCGCGCCACGCGAGGAGATCGAGGCGGCGCTGGCGGTGCCGACGCCGGACCGGCTGCTGGTCGCTGCGCAGGCGCTGCGCGAGGGCTTCTCGGTCGCCGAGGTCCATGCCATCGCCAAGTACGATCCGTGGTTCCTGGAGCGGATCGCCGAGATCGTCGCGGCTGAGGACGAAGTCGCCAAGAACGGCCTGCCGCGCGATGCCGAGGGGATGCGGCGGCTGAAGGCGATGGGCTTCTCCGACAAAAGGCTTGCCTATCTGGCGGTCAAGTCGGCGGGGTTGCGCGACCGCTTCCCGGCGCGCAGCGGCCTCATTCACGAGGCGGTCAAGGCAATGACGGGCGGGGTCAACGAGGCCGAGGTGCGCGCGCTGCGGCACAAGCTGGGCGTCAGGCCGGTGTTCAAGCGCATCGACACCTGCGCCGCCGAGTTCGAGGCGAAGACGCCGTACATGTACTCGACCTACGAGGCGCCCTCGTTCGGGGAGCCCGAGGACGAGAGCCAGCCTTCCGAGCGGAAGAAGATCGTCATCCTCGGCGGCGGGCCGAACCGGATCGGGCAGGGGATCGAGTTCGACTATTGCTGCTGCCACGCCTGCTTCGCGCTGGCGGACGCCGGCTATGAGACGATCATGGTCAACTGCAATCCGGAGACGGTGAGCACCGACTACGATACCTCCGACCGGCTCTATTTCGAGCCGCTGACCGCGGAGGACGTGCTGGAGATCCTGCATGTCGAGCAGTCGAACGGCACGCTGGTCGGCGTGATCGTCCAGTTCGGCGGGCAGACGCCGCTCAACCTGGCGCGCGCGCTGGAGGAGGCGGGCATCCCCATCCTCGGCACCTCGCCCGACGCGATCGACCTGGCCGAGGATCGCGAGCGTTTCGCCAACCTGGTCGCCAAGCTCGGGCTCAAGCAGCCCGCCAACGGCATCGCGCGCAGCCGCGAGGAAGCGGTCGCGGTCGCCGAGCGCATCGGCTACCCCGTGCTGATGCGGCCGAGCTATGTGCTCGGGGGGCGGGCGATGGAGATCGTCGACTCGACCGTCCAGCTCGACGACTACATCCAGACCGCGGTGCAGGTGTCGGGCGACTCGCCGGTGCTGATCGACCGCTACCTGCGCGACGCGATCGAGGTCGACGTCGACGCGATCGCCGACGGCACCGACGTGGTCGTGGCGGGCGTGATGCAGCATATCGAGGAGGCGGGCGTCCATTCGGGCGACTCGGCCTGCTCGCTGCCGCCGTACAGCCTGCCGGACGAGATCATCGCCGAGATCGAGCGCCAGGCCGACGCGCTGGCGCGGGCGCTGGGCGTGAAGGGGCTGATGAACATCCAGTTCGCGGTGAAGGACGGCGAGGTCTACCTCATCGAGGTCAACCCGCGCGCCAGCCGCACCGTGCCGTTCGTCGCCAAGGCGATCGGTACACCCATCGCCAAGATCGCCAGCAGGGTGATGGCGGGCGAGAAGCTCGCCGACCTGCCGAAGATCGATCGGGCGATCTCCCACGTCGCGGTCAAGGAGGCGGTGTTCCCGTTCAACCGCTTCCCGGGCGTCGATCCGGTGCTGTCACCCGAGATGAAGTCCACCGGCGAAGTCATGGGAATCGATCGCGATTTCACCGTTGCCTTCGCCAAGGCGCAGCTCGGCGCCGGCACGGTGCTGCCCGATGGCGGCACGCTGTTCGTCAGCGTCAAGGACAGCGACAAGCCGGTGGTGCTGCCGGGGGTGCGCACCCTCGCGGAGCTGGGCTTCACGATCGTCGCGACCGGCGGCACCGCCGACTATCTGATCGCGAATGGCGTCACGGTCGAGCGGGTCAACAAGGTGGCGCAGGGGCGGCCGCATATCGTCGACCGCATCCGCGACGGCGACATCGGCCTCATCTTCAACACCACCGAGGGCTGGCAGAGCCTCAAGGACAGCCAGGAGATCCGCAAGTCGGCGCTTTCGGGGCGGATTCCCTATTTCACCACGGCGTCGTCGAGCGTGGCGGCGGCGCGGGCGATCGCATCGCTCAGGACCACGTCCCTTGAAGTGCGTCCTCTGCAAGCCTATTATTCGCAGTCGCACAATTGA
- the greA gene encoding transcription elongation factor GreA — protein sequence MATVEKMPMLAEGYEKLTADLKRLKEERPQIVDAIEEARAHGDLSENAEYHAAKERQGQIEASIADIEDKLSRAQIIDPTELSGDKVVFGATVTLLDEDDKPVRYQIVGQTEADAKTGRISYNSPLGRALIGRKVDDEVEVTVPSGDRYYLVSKIEFI from the coding sequence ATGGCCACGGTCGAGAAAATGCCGATGCTGGCGGAGGGCTATGAGAAGCTCACCGCCGATTTGAAGCGCCTCAAGGAAGAGCGTCCGCAGATCGTCGACGCGATCGAGGAAGCGCGCGCGCACGGCGATCTCTCCGAAAACGCGGAGTATCACGCGGCCAAGGAGCGCCAGGGCCAGATCGAGGCATCGATCGCCGACATCGAGGACAAGCTCAGCCGCGCGCAGATCATCGACCCGACCGAGCTGTCGGGCGACAAGGTGGTGTTCGGCGCGACGGTGACCTTGCTCGATGAGGACGACAAGCCGGTGCGCTACCAGATCGTCGGCCAGACCGAGGCGGACGCCAAGACCGGCCGCATCAGCTACAACTCGCCGCTCGGCCGCGCGCTGATCGGGCGCAAGGTGGACGACGAGGTCGAGGTGACGGTGCCGTCGGGCGACCGCTACTATCTCGTCTCGAAGATCGAGTTCATCTGA
- a CDS encoding rhomboid family intramembrane serine protease, whose product MGGNLRVAPVTWAIVAVTVAVSLLAQWTIGNVNAALYAGFVPGRASLGFAGDIPGLFPVILTPLSATLIHGGLLHLAMNMAMLVATGTLTERAIGGRGMVVLYLVGAYAAAAGQWLGDPSSPVPMVGASGAISAVIGASSLFYGRSRARAIGPVPAGAVHMLWLLAAWTVLNFAFAFILANAGVGIAVAAHIGGFVAGLALARPLLMWRWRGA is encoded by the coding sequence ATGGGCGGCAACCTGCGCGTCGCTCCGGTCACCTGGGCGATCGTGGCGGTGACGGTTGCCGTCAGCTTGCTCGCCCAATGGACGATCGGCAACGTCAACGCGGCGCTCTACGCCGGCTTCGTGCCGGGGCGGGCGAGCTTGGGTTTCGCGGGTGATATCCCGGGCCTGTTTCCGGTCATACTGACGCCGCTCAGTGCGACGCTGATCCATGGCGGCCTGCTTCATCTGGCCATGAACATGGCGATGCTGGTCGCGACCGGCACACTCACCGAACGCGCGATTGGCGGGCGCGGGATGGTCGTGCTCTATCTGGTCGGTGCCTATGCGGCAGCGGCGGGGCAATGGTTGGGCGATCCCTCCTCCCCGGTGCCGATGGTGGGGGCGAGCGGGGCGATCTCCGCGGTCATCGGCGCCTCGTCGCTCTTCTACGGGCGATCCAGGGCGCGGGCGATCGGGCCGGTCCCGGCCGGCGCGGTGCACATGCTGTGGCTGCTCGCGGCATGGACGGTGCTCAATTTCGCCTTTGCCTTCATCCTCGCCAATGCCGGAGTCGGCATCGCCGTCGCCGCGCATATCGGCGGGTTCGTCGCCGGCCTGGCGCTGGCGCGGCCGCTGCTGATGTGGCGGTGGCGGGGGGCTTAA
- a CDS encoding carbonic anhydrase, with protein MSEFYDLIAGYYRFRARGWSQQRDRWARLSEGQSPKVMVIACSDSRVDPSQIFDVSPGEIFVVRNIANLVPPFEIGGGRHGVSAALEFAVTQLEVSEIVVMGHGMCGGVAAALSRRFEGAPPGEGGFIAHWVDLLDEARDRILAEFGNTPEAVRAMELETVRVSIANLRTFPCIPEREAAGRLTLRGAYFAIRDGILWVMDDRGEFAPA; from the coding sequence ATGAGCGAATTCTACGATCTCATCGCAGGTTATTACCGTTTCCGCGCGCGCGGCTGGTCCCAACAGCGCGACCGCTGGGCCCGCCTCTCGGAGGGCCAGAGCCCCAAGGTCATGGTGATCGCCTGCTCGGACAGCCGAGTCGATCCTTCGCAGATCTTCGACGTCTCGCCCGGCGAGATCTTCGTCGTGCGCAACATCGCGAACCTGGTGCCGCCGTTCGAGATCGGCGGCGGCCGCCACGGCGTCTCGGCGGCGCTCGAGTTCGCGGTGACGCAGCTCGAGGTGAGCGAGATCGTGGTGATGGGCCATGGCATGTGCGGCGGCGTCGCGGCCGCGCTCTCGCGCCGGTTCGAGGGGGCCCCGCCGGGCGAAGGCGGCTTCATCGCGCACTGGGTCGACCTGCTCGACGAGGCGCGCGACCGTATCCTCGCCGAGTTCGGCAACACGCCGGAGGCGGTGCGCGCGATGGAGCTGGAGACGGTCCGCGTCTCGATCGCCAATCTCCGGACCTTCCCCTGCATCCCCGAGCGCGAGGCGGCGGGCAGGCTGACGCTGCGCGGCGCTTATTTCGCGATCCGCGACGGCATCTTGTGGGTGATGGACGACCGCGGCGAGTTTGCGCCGGCTTAA
- the lipA gene encoding lipoyl synthase: MNDMSPLAREPRQRKPDWIRVKAPTSAGFAATRALMRAKSLTTVCEEAACPNIGECWTKKHATVMILGDTCTRACAFCNVKTGMPRRVDPMEPQNVADAAAQMGLQHIVVTSVDRDDLPDGGASQFVKVIEAIRRTNPTTTIEILTPDFRNKHEAAVEAIVAARPDVYNHNLETVPRLYPTIRPGARYYASLRLLESVKKLDPSIFTKSGIMLGLGEERLEVHQVMDDMRSADVDFLTMGQYLQPTPRHAKVADFVTPQAFDAYAAIARAKGFLLVASSPLTRSSYHAGDDFERLRAAREAKLAQAR; encoded by the coding sequence ATGAACGACATGTCCCCGCTCGCCCGGGAGCCGCGCCAGCGCAAGCCCGACTGGATCCGCGTCAAGGCCCCGACCTCTGCCGGTTTCGCGGCGACCCGCGCCCTGATGCGGGCGAAGAGCCTGACCACCGTCTGCGAAGAGGCGGCCTGTCCGAACATCGGCGAGTGCTGGACCAAGAAGCACGCGACGGTGATGATCCTGGGCGACACCTGCACGCGCGCCTGCGCCTTCTGCAACGTCAAGACCGGCATGCCGCGTCGCGTCGACCCGATGGAACCGCAGAATGTCGCCGACGCCGCCGCGCAGATGGGGCTGCAGCACATCGTCGTCACCTCGGTCGACCGCGACGACCTGCCCGACGGCGGCGCCAGCCAGTTCGTCAAGGTGATCGAGGCGATCCGCCGCACCAACCCCACCACCACGATCGAGATCCTGACCCCCGACTTCCGCAACAAGCATGAAGCGGCGGTCGAGGCGATCGTCGCGGCTCGGCCCGACGTTTACAACCACAATCTGGAGACGGTGCCGAGGCTCTATCCGACCATCCGGCCGGGCGCGCGCTACTATGCCTCGCTCAGGCTGCTGGAGAGCGTCAAGAAGCTCGACCCGTCGATCTTCACCAAGTCGGGCATCATGCTGGGTCTGGGCGAGGAGCGGCTCGAAGTCCATCAGGTGATGGACGACATGCGCTCGGCCGACGTCGATTTCCTGACGATGGGCCAATATCTCCAGCCGACGCCGCGCCATGCCAAGGTCGCCGACTTCGTGACGCCGCAGGCATTCGACGCCTATGCTGCGATCGCGCGGGCCAAGGGATTCCTGCTGGTCGCGTCCTCGCCGCTGACGCGGTCGAGCTATCATGCCGGCGATGATTTCGAGCGACTGCGCGCGGCGCGCGAGGCGAAGCTTGCCCAAGCACGCTGA
- a CDS encoding type II toxin-antitoxin system RatA family toxin, which yields MPKHAETRQLPYTPEQMFDLVADVGRYAEFLPWVTAIRVRSDSATQMVADMIVGFKGLRETFTSKVEKVRPEQIHVDYLEGPLKYLHNDWRFRPDGQGGTLVEFAVDFAFKNRVFEMLAGQVFDRALRKMIGAFEARAAVLYGAGTSTSGASAPGSSKDNAHNAA from the coding sequence TTGCCCAAGCACGCTGAGACCCGGCAGCTTCCCTATACGCCGGAGCAGATGTTCGACCTGGTGGCCGACGTCGGCCGCTATGCCGAGTTCCTGCCCTGGGTGACCGCGATCCGCGTGCGCTCCGACAGCGCAACCCAGATGGTCGCGGACATGATCGTCGGGTTCAAGGGACTGCGCGAGACCTTCACCTCCAAGGTGGAGAAGGTGCGGCCCGAGCAAATCCACGTCGATTATCTCGAAGGGCCGCTCAAATATCTCCACAACGACTGGCGCTTCCGTCCGGACGGACAAGGGGGGACGCTGGTCGAGTTCGCGGTCGATTTCGCTTTCAAGAACCGGGTATTCGAGATGCTCGCGGGGCAGGTGTTCGACCGGGCGCTCAGGAAGATGATCGGCGCGTTCGAGGCGCGGGCGGCCGTGCTCTACGGCGCCGGCACCTCGACCTCCGGCGCGAGCGCGCCTGGCAGCAGCAAGGACAATGCGCACAACGCCGCCTGA
- a CDS encoding CinA family protein — translation MSIDTLLPAELVETARQVIETNRAAGRRVAVAESCTGGLVSAALTEIAGSSDVFEGGLVTYSNEAKTRLVKVGNEVIETFGAVSVAVAWQMAQGALEATGADVAVAITGIAGPGGGSEKKPVGTVVFARAEKGADPDHVVADTREFGNLGRGGVRLQAALCALSLLLPGALAPEVEVPAP, via the coding sequence ATGAGCATCGATACGCTTCTCCCCGCCGAGCTGGTCGAGACCGCGCGCCAGGTGATCGAGACCAACCGCGCCGCCGGCCGCCGCGTCGCCGTCGCGGAAAGCTGCACCGGCGGCCTCGTCTCCGCCGCGCTGACGGAGATCGCGGGCTCGTCCGACGTGTTCGAGGGGGGCCTCGTCACCTATTCCAATGAGGCCAAGACCCGGCTGGTCAAGGTCGGCAACGAAGTGATCGAGACCTTCGGCGCCGTTTCGGTCGCGGTCGCCTGGCAGATGGCGCAGGGCGCGCTGGAAGCGACCGGGGCCGATGTGGCGGTCGCGATTACTGGCATTGCCGGGCCTGGCGGCGGCAGCGAGAAAAAGCCGGTCGGCACGGTCGTCTTCGCCCGTGCCGAAAAGGGCGCGGACCCGGATCATGTCGTGGCGGATACGCGCGAGTTCGGCAACCTCGGCCGTGGTGGCGTCAGGCTTCAGGCGGCGTTGTGCGCATTGTCCTTGCTGCTGCCAGGCGCGCTCGCGCCGGAGGTCGAGGTGCCGGCGCCGTAG